Proteins from a genomic interval of Negativicutes bacterium:
- a CDS encoding RNA-binding transcriptional accessory protein, with product MVLNDISRLIAQELKIKEQQVNATIDLLDSGNTIPFISRYRKEVTGELTEEHIRHIEERTQYLRNLVKRQEEILASIEEQGKLTPELTSAIEKSIKLQELEDIYLPFRPKKRTRASIAKEKGLEPLAELILAQDNANNLEAIATDFINADLEVNSLEDAINGAMDIIAETVCEQAQIRALIRRQLWQKGQIATELNSEDPELIKPFLMYAEYSEAVNTLPSHRILAINRGEKKDILKVKLLTDHDNNIALIGQQIIKTTSNFSQTIITALTDGYKRLLLPSLEREIRTQLTENAEQQAIKVFGLNLKQLLLQAPLAGYNVMGLDPGYRTGCKVAIISPTGAVLDHGVLYLTASEGEKIKSAEKMLSLIKKHNVGLISIGNGTASYETEEFTAKLISDNNLDVHYLITNEAGASVYSASKLAVAELPDYDVTIRGAISIARRVQDPLAELVKIDPKSIGVGQYQHDVNQKELSATLDTVIESAVNHVGVELNTASSELLRHVAGVNATVAKNIISFRDENGTFKNRKQLLKVPRLGQAAFTQCAGFLRLAQSDYPLDNTPVHPESYPLTEQILAKFGFDIKDLKTKEKLVALKEVIQTANIEALAEELTAGIPTIRDILEALTKPGRDPREDLPAPLTRKNIVKLSDIVVGTVLKGTVHNVTDFGVFVDIGIKTNGLIHRSELSHKYFKHPLDIVSVGDVIDVMIINVEPERNRIGLSLKQVPTE from the coding sequence ATGGTTTTAAACGATATTTCACGTTTAATAGCCCAAGAGTTAAAGATTAAAGAGCAACAAGTCAACGCTACTATTGACTTATTAGATAGCGGTAATACTATCCCGTTTATTTCACGTTATCGTAAAGAAGTAACGGGCGAGTTAACCGAAGAACACATTCGACATATCGAAGAAAGAACACAGTATTTACGAAATTTAGTAAAACGTCAAGAAGAAATTTTAGCTAGTATCGAAGAGCAAGGTAAACTTACCCCTGAACTAACTAGTGCTATCGAAAAAAGTATTAAACTGCAAGAATTAGAAGATATTTATCTACCCTTCCGTCCGAAAAAAAGAACTAGAGCCTCCATTGCTAAAGAAAAAGGGTTAGAGCCACTAGCCGAATTAATATTAGCTCAAGATAATGCCAATAATTTAGAAGCTATCGCTACTGACTTTATTAATGCCGACCTTGAAGTTAACAGTCTCGAAGATGCTATCAACGGTGCGATGGATATTATTGCTGAGACGGTCTGTGAACAAGCACAAATTAGAGCACTAATTCGCCGTCAATTATGGCAAAAAGGACAAATTGCAACCGAATTAAATTCAGAAGATCCTGAGCTTATCAAGCCTTTTTTAATGTATGCTGAATATAGCGAAGCAGTTAACACCTTGCCCTCACACCGAATTTTGGCAATTAACCGTGGTGAAAAAAAAGATATTTTGAAAGTTAAGTTATTAACTGACCATGATAATAATATTGCCTTAATTGGTCAGCAAATTATTAAAACTACCTCTAACTTTAGTCAAACTATTATCACTGCTTTAACCGATGGCTATAAGCGATTATTATTACCATCGCTAGAGCGGGAAATTCGCACTCAATTAACAGAAAATGCCGAGCAACAAGCGATTAAAGTTTTTGGTTTAAACTTAAAGCAATTGCTACTGCAAGCGCCACTAGCCGGCTATAATGTTATGGGTCTAGATCCCGGCTATCGTACCGGTTGTAAGGTTGCGATTATCAGTCCTACCGGTGCAGTCTTAGATCACGGTGTTTTATATCTGACTGCCAGCGAGGGTGAAAAAATAAAATCCGCCGAAAAAATGTTGTCTTTAATAAAAAAACACAACGTCGGTCTAATTTCTATCGGTAATGGCACAGCTTCTTATGAAACCGAAGAGTTCACCGCTAAACTTATCAGTGATAATAATTTAGATGTTCATTATCTAATTACCAATGAAGCCGGAGCATCGGTCTACTCCGCTTCAAAATTAGCCGTAGCAGAATTACCGGACTATGATGTTACGATTAGAGGAGCTATTTCCATTGCTCGTCGCGTACAAGATCCGTTAGCAGAATTGGTTAAAATTGATCCTAAATCAATTGGCGTGGGACAATATCAACATGATGTTAATCAAAAAGAGCTCTCAGCCACTTTAGATACCGTTATTGAATCAGCGGTAAATCATGTTGGGGTAGAATTAAATACTGCCTCCAGTGAATTGTTACGCCATGTCGCTGGAGTTAATGCCACTGTTGCCAAAAACATTATATCTTTTCGTGATGAAAATGGTACCTTTAAAAATCGCAAACAATTATTAAAAGTTCCACGACTAGGGCAAGCAGCCTTTACACAATGTGCCGGCTTTTTAAGATTGGCGCAAAGTGATTACCCTCTTGATAACACACCTGTCCATCCGGAATCATATCCTTTAACCGAACAAATTTTAGCTAAGTTCGGCTTTGACATCAAGGATCTAAAAACAAAAGAGAAGTTAGTAGCCTTAAAAGAGGTAATCCAAACCGCCAATATTGAAGCTTTAGCGGAAGAATTAACAGCCGGTATCCCAACAATTCGCGATATTTTAGAGGCATTAACAAAACCTGGACGCGACCCGCGTGAGGATTTACCAGCCCCACTAACGAGAAAAAACATTGTGAAGTTATCTGACATTGTTGTTGGAACGGTGTTAAAAGGCACAGTTCACAATGTCACCGATTTTGGTGTTTTCGTTGATATCGGTATCAAAACCAACGGTCTGATTCACCGGTCTGAACTAAGTCATAAATATTTTAAGCATCCCTTAGATATAGTATCAGTTGGCGATGTTATTGATGTTATGATCATCAATGTTGAACCTGAACGCAACCGAATCGGCCTTAGCTTAAAACAAGTACCAACAGAATAA